GAAATTAAGCATTATAATCCCAGTTTTTAACGAGGAAAAAACAATAAGTGAAATCTTGAAACGCGTTGAAGCTGTTAATTTAGATAATTGGGAAAAAGAAATTATTGTAGTTAATGATGGATCAACTGATAATACAGGAAAGATTATAGAGGAATGTTTCAAAACGATGCCGTTTGTTTATATTCAACACCAGAAGAATCAAGGTAAGGGTACAACTATAAAAACTGGGTTAGAAAAAGCAACAGGTGATTTTGTTTTAATTCAAGATGCTGATTTGGAGTATGATCCAAATGATTATCAAAAACTTTTAAAATTAGTTGAGGAAGGTTCGGTAGTAGTTTATGGTTCACGCAATCTTGATAAAAATACTCAACGGGGCTATTTTTTCTATTTTTTGGGCGGGAAATTAATTACAACCTTTTGTAATTTATTATTTGGTAGTAAATTAACCGATATTAATACTGGCTATAAACTTTTTAAAACCGAAATAATCAAAAATTTAAATCTTCAAAGTAAAGGTTTTGAATTTTGTGAAGAGGTAACAGCAAAAATTTTAAAAAGAAAAATTCCAATTAAAGAAATAGCCATCAGTTATTATCCTCGAACGTTTAAAGAGGGAAAGAAAATCAAGTTTAAAGATGGTTTAATAGCAATTTTAACCCTTTTTAAATATCGTTTTTTAAAATAATTTTGTATAATTGAAATTATGGAGAAGAAAAGAAAAAAAATAGGATTGGCATTAGGAAGTGGAGCATTAAAAGGACTTGCTCATATTGGGGTTATTAAAGTTTTAGAAGAAAATAATATTCCAATTGATTTTATTGCTGGTACAAGCATTGGAGCATTGGTTGGTGCAATTTATGCTTATTTTGGTAATAGTCGAATTTTAGAAAATATTGTTGCTGAGGCCGATTTAAAAAGTAGTTTAGGACTTTTAGATCCGACTTTAAAAAAGGGATTTTTGCGGGGAGAAAAAATAATGCATTTTTTTAAAAAACATGTAAAAGCAAGAGATTTTAAGGAATTAAAAAAACCACTTGTTATTTTGGCTACTGATTTAAGAAATGGAGAGGCAGAAGTGATTAAAAGTGGTGATTTAGTTTCAGCAGTAAGAGCGAGTATTTCTGTTCCAATTATTTTTCAGCCAGTAAAGAGAGAAGGTAAAATGTTAATTGATGGGGGGATGACCATGCCTGTTCCAGTTAAACCTTTGAAACAAATAGGAGCTGATATAGTAATTGCTGTTAATTTATATAATTACGCTAAACGTCAACAAAAAAGATTTAGAAAAATCAATTTATCTTTTGTTGGAAATAAAGCAGCAGAAATTATGTTGTATCAATTAGCCAAGCGAGATGTGGAGGAGGCTGATGTTGTAATCGAGCCAGATGTTGAAGGTTTCAGTTTAATTGAAGCAATAAAAAAAAGAGAAAAAATAATGAAATTAGGAGAAGAGGCGGCACTAGCAAAAATAAGAGAAATTAAGAAATTGCTTAATTAATTTATTTAATTGTTGGATCAAAAAGATTTTTTGTTTTAGCAACAGTTGGATCTTTTTGTTTAGAATAAAGAGATTTTTTTCTTTTGTTATAAGGCACTTCAGCGGGTGAGGAAAGATATTCAACGGCAATTTGGCAAATATACATACCGGGGTATAACGCTACTGGTAATTCTGATTGGTTGGAAATTTCTAAAGTAAGAGTCCCTTCAAATCCCGGATCAACAAATCCAGCCGTGTGGACTAAAATTCCCATTCTGGCTAAAGTACTTTTTCCTTCAACACGCAAGACAATATCATCAGGAACTTTAACATATTCCAAAGTTGCTGCTAAAACAAAAGAATTGGGATGAAGAATATAACTTTCATCTTTTTTTAGGCGTCTGGTAATAATGAAATTGCTATTCGGCAAGCCTTGTTTAATATCCAAAAGATGGTGTTTGGCAACATTAAAAAATTTAAAAACCGGTCCCAATTTTAAATCAATCGAAGCCGGTCCAATTTGATCTTTTGTAAGCGTTGGTTTAAAGATTAATTTTTTATTTTGAATCAATTTTTTAATATCTCGGTCAGAGAGGATCATGTCAGTTATATTTTATCAAAAATTTAAAATTAAAAAACTACCAATAAAGGTAGTTTTTTAATTGGGTGTCTATGCCAGAGTATTTTAAATACGTTTCACCATTTTCTTATCACCATTTTCTTAGTAAAAAATAATTCTTCACTTTGCGGTTGGTTTGCAAGTAAAATTATCTTACCTTTTTGATTATTTTTCTTTGATAGCAAAT
The DNA window shown above is from Patescibacteria group bacterium and carries:
- a CDS encoding glycosyltransferase family 2 protein, yielding MKLSIIIPVFNEEKTISEILKRVEAVNLDNWEKEIIVVNDGSTDNTGKIIEECFKTMPFVYIQHQKNQGKGTTIKTGLEKATGDFVLIQDADLEYDPNDYQKLLKLVEEGSVVVYGSRNLDKNTQRGYFFYFLGGKLITTFCNLLFGSKLTDINTGYKLFKTEIIKNLNLQSKGFEFCEEVTAKILKRKIPIKEIAISYYPRTFKEGKKIKFKDGLIAILTLFKYRFLK
- the dcd gene encoding dCTP deaminase; the encoded protein is MILSDRDIKKLIQNKKLIFKPTLTKDQIGPASIDLKLGPVFKFFNVAKHHLLDIKQGLPNSNFIITRRLKKDESYILHPNSFVLAATLEYVKVPDDIVLRVEGKSTLARMGILVHTAGFVDPGFEGTLTLEISNQSELPVALYPGMYICQIAVEYLSSPAEVPYNKRKKSLYSKQKDPTVAKTKNLFDPTIK
- a CDS encoding patatin-like phospholipase family protein → MEKKRKKIGLALGSGALKGLAHIGVIKVLEENNIPIDFIAGTSIGALVGAIYAYFGNSRILENIVAEADLKSSLGLLDPTLKKGFLRGEKIMHFFKKHVKARDFKELKKPLVILATDLRNGEAEVIKSGDLVSAVRASISVPIIFQPVKREGKMLIDGGMTMPVPVKPLKQIGADIVIAVNLYNYAKRQQKRFRKINLSFVGNKAAEIMLYQLAKRDVEEADVVIEPDVEGFSLIEAIKKREKIMKLGEEAALAKIREIKKLLN